Genomic window (Musa acuminata AAA Group cultivar baxijiao chromosome BXJ1-9, Cavendish_Baxijiao_AAA, whole genome shotgun sequence):
CGAGGCCGCAGCAGCAACCGTTTCACGGAAGATGCTCTCGAAGTGGATCGGTCTGGCCTCTGTTTGCTCCTCTTCAGCTTGCCAGTACGAGCCCGAGGACGAGGACGGCGCCATCAGCCTCGTGCTGCTGTCGAAGGGTGTCAGACACTGGAGCGGCGGCTGCAGTGAGTCTCCGAACAAGGATTCAGAGGTTCCTGAGAGCTCGGACTTTGTCTCAGATGGCAGTGAGAAGAAGGGATTCGAGTTAGATGATTTAAGAACCGAGTTCAAGAAGGTGGAATCTGATGCTTCCGATGCTGGGATTGTTAGGGATGACATGAACCCTGATTGCTCCAAGCAAGATCTGAGCTCTGCTGTTACCGAACCAAGCATGAAGCCTGGATTCGATGCAAGTGGTGTTCGACTCGGAAAGAATTCTTCAAGCACACTGGAGAGATCGGATGGTTGCTCGGACAAGGCCACCAAGAAGAGAAGCTGGTTCGACTGCAAGCCCTGCAACAAGGTTTTCCGCtcctaccaagctctcggaggccACAGAGCAAGGCACAAGCGGATGAAAGGCTGCCATGGCCACAGGCTCCATGGCGTTGACAACAGCATGGAGACAGATGGTTCGATTAATGGAACAGCAACGGAGGAAACCTTCGGTCGTCATGGATCACCCAAGTCGAACAAGGGTCATCGGTGTCCGATCTGTAGTAAGTTCTTCAGCTCCGGCCAGGCTTTGGGCGGTCACAAGAGGTCTCACTTGGTGGCAAACACTGCTTGCCCCGTTGTGATTCCTCGCCAGCCATTCAAGATGTCCCAGTTGCTCGATCTCAACCTTCCTGCTAATGGAAGCGACGACTATGGTGGACGGGAGTCAACCTCAAGCACGAGCTACTGTTTCATCCACTAACAGGTCCAGTTGCTGCTGACAGTTGACCTTTGACCTCTGTTTTCTCAGTTGCTTCTCCTTTACATTGTTTTGTCCAATAAACCGATGTTGAGGTTATCACATCCTATGAATCAGTGGTTTGAAGCTCCAAAGAAGCTCAGTGCTCGACAGTGTTCATCAGCAATGATCATtctattgaaatattgattgcatGTTGAGTAAAGGTCATCTGTAAAACAGAGGTATCCTGAAAACTTCATTTAATCTGCAATTGCTGTAACTTCAGTTCTCATCAAAATGATGTAGTTGTCAATTTCTATTCCACTTGTTTTAGCAATTTAGTGTAAATTCTTTCTTGTTCATCTGACAATGGGAATTTTTCTTGGCATGTGAATTCACTTGATGAAGAAAACAAAGGAAAGTAAGTAATGACAAGATCTTAACAACTGTTCTTCAAGTGATCATTCATTGAATACAACTGCATCTTGTTACTATCTCTCTTGACGTCCTGCAAATAAGATACCAGCAAGAGTAGAAGCAGAGATCTTTTGATATCTACTATGTTGGTTTGCTATGACAATCTGCTGAACTGTATCTAAGTTGGGAACAAGTGACTTGTGAAATCTTCTATACTTCATCACTTTTTGATAGGAATTATTAATGATTATTCAGTGGTTATATTTACCTAAACTTTGGAAATTAAATTCTTGCTGATACTACAAATGAATGATATTATTATTCATCCATAATTGTTCTTGAACAAGATTTCAGACAGAACCTTTTGACACCACACAATAgccatggaccaaaatgcttacatCAAATCTGACTGGGAGCAATGGAAATTGGTTTCTACATctcaagaacaataattggatgATCCATTTTCTCTGTTGACTTCTCTTTTTCCCTGATAAAAAATCCTGTGGATGGCATACACAGAAACTTCATTCTTCACCTGTGTCTATCTATTACACCTCCATCAAGAACAAAGCTCTTCCTCACCCACATTTAGTGTCTTTAGCTTTCCATGCTCTACTAAAGTAGGGTAGTGCTTGAACATATCTACTGCACTTCGACGCTAACTTTTCTCAGTGTCATGTCTTCAACGTTGGACTGGTTAGCATTAGGTAAACTTTGACACCAACTGAGAAGACTTCTGTTCACTTTCCATCCACTTCCCCACTCTACTGTCACACACCAAGTGGATGTAGTACATGCATGATAATGACTAAATACATAGGACATGAAGATTCTTCTATTGGATAGGTAGCATATCCATAATGTCTACAAATTGATTCAACTTCATCTTTGTCCACTGGGAAGAGAGGGCTACATGTTGCTGAGTCTTCCTTCTCTCTTGCAAGTTTATTCTCCTGCACTGAATTAGGTTGGCTGCATCATTACTTGGAGAAAACTCTGCAATCCTCTCCTGATTGATGGTGGTATTTACAACATGGAGAGTGATGGTCTTTGCTCTGACCTAATGACTGGTTCTGGAACTGTTTGTGTTCTATATTTTCTTTAGGATTGCATTTCTTGCTACAACAGCTGTTATTTCCTTTTCCATTTTGTTCTTCTATATTGGACCTTAAGAGGCCTTCCCATTTGATTTTGGTGTTGTATTTGAACTCTTAAGGCTAGACTGTTAATTCTGATAATAGTAATAGAATTTTCTTGGTTTGGTATCAAAATCATTGAGTTGAGCTGATACTACCAACTCCAGGTGAGATGAGTTGTGCAAAAACCCTATGGCAAGAATTTGGAGCTCCAATTCCATCAAGTCAAAATCATTAATGGTGATTCAAATTGGCAGCTCTGTTTGATATGATCTGTGATGCTTGGAaagactacaaaaaaaaaaaaaaaaagttattttgtAATATTTGAGATATGTATTAAAAGAAGGAAAGATAAGCAGtttaaatgagattttttgttacaaAATAAATTCAATAAAGTAGGATATTATAAGCATGGTGTATTTCATGAATCTGTGATGGTATAGCCATCAATGGTGCTTAATTCACATATGTATAATTCTGCTACAATCTATCCTAATGAATGAAATCCTTTATGCAAATTATAATTGTGATAATATAGTATTCTACAATTATAATATATGTGGAGACAGAAATAAGAAACAAAACAAGATGGAATCACTTAAttctttatataaatatattttttgcttaatttttcaTTTAATTTAGCTAATTTATGAAGTATCAAATCAGCTGTATgcgctatgttttttttttttttgggaaaaaatATATTGCTTAAAAAAATCTAATGCACCCAATGCTTTGTTCATCAGAGCACAAAACAAAGGATAAATCATCATACAATTTAGCTTCATATTTTTTTTGAAGGATATATTAAagggataaatataaaaattatttattttatttcaaagGTGTATATATGTGGACAAAATAGTGGTGGCAACAGAGCATTGGTTTGCATTACTACCCCCAGTCAATGAGATCAAACATCATAGGTTGATATGAGCTGCTAATGTATCGAGTTGATGTCATGACCACTTCAATATGACACCTTAATTGAACTGTTGTGAGTGGATGAGTCTCTCCAAATGCCAGGATCAGATTGTGGTGTTGGATACCAACTTGTCAATCTTGAGGTAAATCTATGTCATGAGATTACAGTCCATGAGAAGGTTGATTTCCACGCACGGGAAGCTTCCTTGTTGTTTGCGCAGCCAAAGTAGATTTGGATTTGAAGCCTCGAGCAAAGGAGTTGTTGTTTGCGAAGATGGCGCTATCAGAGTGTTAGAACTGCAAGAAATCCTGCAGCTTTGCGCAAGGAAACAGTTAACCAGGGAGGGGAAGTGTTGTCATGGTTTAGCTGTTCAAGCTGGTCTGCTTGCGGATACTCTCACGTGTAACATCTTGATCAACTTCTACTCCAAATGTGGTCGTGTCGACTTTGCTCGTCGCCTGTTCGATGGAATGCCTGAACGGAGCTTGGTCACATGGAACACCATGATTGCCACGCATACTCAACATGGGGAAGACATGGAGGCTCTGCATCTTTTCTTGCAGATGCGTCGAGAAGGGTCTTTGCTCAGTGAATTCACGTTGTCAAGCGTGCTTTGTGCCTGTGCTGCCAGATGTGCTGTCACGGAAAGCCAGCAGTTGCACGCTTTGGCCCTCAAAACTGCTGCTGATTCCAATGTGTTTGTTGGGACTGCAGTGCTCGACGTGTATGCGAAGTGCAAGATGATTCGTGATGCGCGGCTGGTGTTTGACGCGATGCCAGAAAAATCGTCGGTGTCATGGAGTTCTATGGTCGCAGGCTACGTGCAAAATGATCTTTACGAGGAGGCGGTTTGGTTCTTCCATCATGCTCACAAGATGGGAGTGGAATTGACGCAGTTCACACTTTCTGCTGCTCTCAGTGCATGTGCTAGCATAGCAGCAAGCACAGAAGGAAAGCAGCTGCATTCAGTGGCGATAAGAGCTGGTTTCGCTGCCAACCTATTTGTAGCTACCTCGCTGATCGATGTCTACTCAAAGTGCGGATGCATAAGGGAAGCTTACTTGGTCTTCCGTAACGTGGAAGACGAGAACATCGTCTTATGGAATGCGATGATCACAGGCTTCTCCAAACACGCTCGACCACACGAAGCCATGATGCTGTTTGAGAAAATGCGGCAGAGAGGGCTACAGCCCAATGAGGTCAGCTACGTATCTGTGCTGTCCGCATGCAGTCATGTGGGTTTGGTCGAAGAGGGTCGTGGATATTTTGACCTGCTGTCGAGAGATGCTGCCGTTCGACCAAATGTCCTTCACTATTCTTGCATGGTCGATGTTCTTGGCCGGGCTGGGAGGATCGATGAAGCTTGGGAATTGATCAGGAGTATGCCATTCGGGGCCAGTGCCTCCATGTGGGGATCTATGCTTAATTCCTGCCGTGTCCATGGCAATGTCGAACTGGCGAAAATTGCAGCTCAGCATCTGTTTGAGCTCGAACCTGATAACGCAGGAAACCATGTTTTGCTGTCGAACATATATGCTGCAAGCAAACAATGGGGAGAGGTTGCTGTGGCTCGGAAGTTTTTGAAGGATAGTGGCACAAGAAAGGAGATAGGAAAGAGTTGGATTGATGTGAGAGGAAAAGTTCACAGCTTTGTCGTCGGAGAGAACAAGCATCCAAGAATCAGTGAGATTTATGCTAAGTTGGAGGATCTTAGGAGGGAGATGAACAGGTTAGCTTACAAGGTTGAGGTACATTACGACCTTCATGATGTAGGGGAAGGGCAAAAGGAGGAGCTACTAAGACACCACAGTGAGAGATTGGCACTTGCTTTTGGTCTTATTGAGTTGCCCAGCGGGACACCGATCAGGATATTTAAGAACCTAAGAGTGTGTGGGGACTGCCATTCGTTTATGAAAACGGCTTCGATGATCACTGACAGGGAAATCATTGCTAGAGATACAAATCGATTTCACCACTTTAGCAGAGGACATTGCTCCTGTGGGGATTTCTGGTAACAAAATGGTTCGATTTCATGGTTTATGGTTTGTTGATCAGTTCATCAAAGGTCCTAATTTTGGACTTCAAATGATGAGTTGCATGCATATTGGGAATGGTCTGTTTATGAAGCTCTAGAAAGTGGAACAGTAGGTCCAATCATCTCTCGGTCGATGACATCTTCACCTCCTTGACGCTCTTGCCGTACGAGGAGTACACCGCCTGCCGCTTCGCTACCTCAAACTGCGAGATCCCGTCTGCAAAGGCGAAGGATCGCGGTGGTAGAAGAGTCACTTTTTTTTTGGACTACAGGATTTTTTAATTCATTGATTTGGATCGTGATAAATGGTATCAGAATAAATTTAAAATGGAGTAGAGATGATCGAAGAgacatcatgtgcattatactaTGATCATTTTGAGTTTTATGTGAATCTTGACGATGATATGAACTCTTTAAGCGGAGGAGATAGTAAAATTGGTGAACTGCCTGACAAAAGAAAGATGACAGTGACACAGGTTCACAATCCTCCTGCAAAACCTCTAAGCCTTGCAAACCAATTCACCTCTCTAAGTTTCTCCCTCTCAACATAATGCCTATATATATAAACTTCACCAGGATCCACCACAGAGCCATTTGACTAATCTGAAAGGAGAGATTATAGGGAAGCAGCATCATTCGCTATTGAAGCATCAGGAATCAGTCAGAGAACTGCAACTAGTGGAGCTACTTTGCTTTCTTGAAGAGATAAGACGGTCTCAAAGGCACCAACTAAGGCCCTCACCTTGCTCTTCCTAGACTCAACAAGCTTACTTGCAGTTTCCGCGATCACGTTATTGAACAGACCTTGGGTGTCTTTCTTATCATCAACATTTTGATGTCTCAGAGCAACATTAATAGCATTTGAGAGAGCAGTCCTTGGCCCTGCACCATCAGATTTCATCCTGTTTTTAGAGCCCTTTGTTTCTATTTCTTTAGGCTTCTGGTTGCCACCGACTGTTTTAACCTGCCTGAGTCTGAGTTTAATTGGAGCACTGTTATCAGACCGCAAGTCAACCACCTTCCTTCTGCTGAAATTTAACTTGCCAGATGTCTCAGTTTTATCTTCTGAGTTAGCACCAGAAATTCTTCCCGGTTTAATCTTCATTTCACTTTTAGGAACATCTCTGTAACTTCTCTGAGATACCCCTATGTGAATAGCAGTTTCACTGGCTCTAATCGGTTGAGTTCCAGATTCCTCATGCCCTCCTTGACTGTTTGGATGTAATCTGTGTTTCCTGAGTTTTTGCCTCAGGGTTCTGAGATCAACATGCTCCAGATTAGGCTCAGAGGCATGGACAGTTTTCTCCTTGACACCAAAATTTCCAGCTTTCGCTTGATTGCTCGCTGTGAAAGAAGGGATTAACTTCCTGTATTTCCTCAGCTTCATGCTTGATACCCTGGTGAATTGACGCTTGGTGGATGGAGCTGACAGTGGTTTTGCTACCTTGATTATCTTCTCCTGATTCCTTCGGCCAGATATCTCTGTTGAAGAAACGAATGGAGGTGAAGATTTTACTATCTTCTTCAGCTTTAAAGGCATCGCAGGCTCAGAAGATGCGTCGATTGTCTTAGAAGgggatgaagttgctttcttgattGCTATAGATGTAACAGATGCAGTAGTGCTCTTGACACGCGATGGGCGTTCTTGCTCAGGCTCCAACTTGACTGATCTTGTTGTTTTCCTTAATACAGAACTGTTCTTGACAAGTTTTGGTCCACCAGATATGTCACTTTTCCCTTGCTTTATGCCTTTATGCCTATCAGAGACTCCAGCAACCTCATTACCACTGTTCAGCTTGTTCAGTTCTCTCTTTGTTTTGATACCTGTGCTCAAACTCTTCACCTGGAACTGTTCCTTGGAGAATCCTACTTGAGTACTTGGTGTTTTGATAGTAGATATAGGGCTTATATAAACTGGAGTCTTTAGCTTCGTGTTAAATGCTTCTTTAGATGCTCTTTCTGCCCCACTAACAGGTCTGTGTTTAGTAGATGATTTGCTCTTAGGATTCATCAATTTCAAGCTTGATGGTCCTTCTTCACATGATTCCGGAAGAGTTTTCATCTTGATATCTATCAGCTTATTAGGTGATTCCTCTGCTCCATCAGCTTTTTGATAGTCAGCAGAAACAATGTTATCTTTGATGGGAGATGCAGTCAACAACTCTATGCTTGTTTGCTCCACTGATAATCCATCTGATGGATTTGATGCTTTATAATTGGTAGAAACATCATCTTCCTGAATAGTTGACGAAATCATGAACTTTATGCTAACAGGTTCCTCAGGTGATTCTCCTGCCTGTGTAATGGGTGCATGTTCTTCAATGGCAGAATCATTTTGCATTGTTGTTCTATCAAGTCCCATGGTTACAGATTCACAAAGTAATTTTCTGGAAAGGTTGCTCGATTTGTCCTCATCGGTTGAAATGTCCATAGATTCCTCTGATGATTTTCCATCTTGATCTACAGCTGACTGCTCGAGAAATGCATTATTTGCTTGATCATATGGTGCAGCATTAAACTTCATGCCTGAGGATTCATGAACAGATCTTGCTGCTATATCGGTAAGCGAATTAGAAGTCCGAATTATCTTCTCAGGTGGAAGATCCATCTGCTTACTGAATCTAGTCTTATCAGTGAATTCATCTGTCGTACGAATTGCCCTTGGCTTAAGTTCTGATTTCTTATTTCTGTGTACTACCATGAAATTTGATTGATTGCATTCTCCATCAGGCATCTGGTTATGGGCCAAAAACCTTGCGAAAAAGTGATGCCTACTCTTGGCTTCATAATCATGCTTAATTCCATATTTACAGATATCATGGCACGAACCTATAGAAGGTTCTAAGTAACGAGAAAGAATCTTCTCATCACTGTTTGGAAGAGATAGTGGAATACTGGTGTTTCTTTTTACTGCTGCACTTATCCTTGGTGAACTTTTAGGCTTCACTTCCTCAAGGGATTCTGAGACAATAACTCTGTCTTCACTCATTTGAGTAAGAAATATAATGTGACTAGTATCTTGACTTCTGCAACATAAAAAGCAGGAAGGTAAGCACAAAATAAGCTTATAAACCAGAAACCAAATTAAAAGACATACCTAACAAAGGCCTATAATGGCTAGATGAGTTACAGTATCAGTTTTTACCTACTTGATAAGACTGTTGATAAAAATCAATGTCTTTTTTCTCTTATTTAGAGGTAACACAGTAATTGCAATACTTCATTTGAGTAAATGAATTATGATACCAGTAGATCTGAGAAAAAGGAATTATGTTAACAAGATTAATGTGCTTACAATTTTGTTGATACTGCATGAGTTGTTGGtataaaaaaagtaaaataaattgTGGAAGAGataaatttcatatattattAGAA
Coding sequences:
- the LOC135582635 gene encoding uncharacterized protein LOC135582635, with product MSEDRVIVSESLEEVKPKSSPRISAAVKRNTSIPLSLPNSDEKILSRYLEPSIGSCHDICKYGIKHDYEAKSRHHFFARFLAHNQMPDGECNQSNFMVVHRNKKSELKPRAIRTTDEFTDKTRFSKQMDLPPEKIIRTSNSLTDIAARSVHESSGMKFNAAPYDQANNAFLEQSAVDQDGKSSEESMDISTDEDKSSNLSRKLLCESVTMGLDRTTMQNDSAIEEHAPITQAGESPEEPVSIKFMISSTIQEDDVSTNYKASNPSDGLSVEQTSIELLTASPIKDNIVSADYQKADGAEESPNKLIDIKMKTLPESCEEGPSSLKLMNPKSKSSTKHRPVSGAERASKEAFNTKLKTPVYISPISTIKTPSTQVGFSKEQFQVKSLSTGIKTKRELNKLNSGNEVAGVSDRHKGIKQGKSDISGGPKLVKNSSVLRKTTRSVKLEPEQERPSRVKSTTASVTSIAIKKATSSPSKTIDASSEPAMPLKLKKIVKSSPPFVSSTEISGRRNQEKIIKVAKPLSAPSTKRQFTRVSSMKLRKYRKLIPSFTASNQAKAGNFGVKEKTVHASEPNLEHVDLRTLRQKLRKHRLHPNSQGGHEESGTQPIRASETAIHIGVSQRSYRDVPKSEMKIKPGRISGANSEDKTETSGKLNFSRRKVVDLRSDNSAPIKLRLRQVKTVGGNQKPKEIETKGSKNRMKSDGAGPRTALSNAINVALRHQNVDDKKDTQGLFNNVIAETASKLVESRKSKVRALVGAFETVLSLQESKVAPLVAVL
- the LOC103997363 gene encoding pentatricopeptide repeat-containing protein At5g04780, mitochondrial, which gives rise to MRLQSMRRLISTHGKLPCCLRSQSRFGFEASSKGVVVCEDGAIRVLELQEILQLCARKQLTREGKCCHGLAVQAGLLADTLTCNILINFYSKCGRVDFARRLFDGMPERSLVTWNTMIATHTQHGEDMEALHLFLQMRREGSLLSEFTLSSVLCACAARCAVTESQQLHALALKTAADSNVFVGTAVLDVYAKCKMIRDARLVFDAMPEKSSVSWSSMVAGYVQNDLYEEAVWFFHHAHKMGVELTQFTLSAALSACASIAASTEGKQLHSVAIRAGFAANLFVATSLIDVYSKCGCIREAYLVFRNVEDENIVLWNAMITGFSKHARPHEAMMLFEKMRQRGLQPNEVSYVSVLSACSHVGLVEEGRGYFDLLSRDAAVRPNVLHYSCMVDVLGRAGRIDEAWELIRSMPFGASASMWGSMLNSCRVHGNVELAKIAAQHLFELEPDNAGNHVLLSNIYAASKQWGEVAVARKFLKDSGTRKEIGKSWIDVRGKVHSFVVGENKHPRISEIYAKLEDLRREMNRLAYKVEVHYDLHDVGEGQKEELLRHHSERLALAFGLIELPSGTPIRIFKNLRVCGDCHSFMKTASMITDREIIARDTNRFHHFSRGHCSCGDFW
- the LOC135592759 gene encoding zinc finger protein ZAT3-like, yielding MEGDRLTPAPGLLPLSKHRCKVCSRSFPSGRSLGGHMRSHVNVAAKSPSSDERRRENPRKTRKRSDSGGGGGEVQCKECGKEFLSWRALFGHMRCHSERPYEERGERDGSCSNADHCNSLENKFDSEAAAATVSRKMLSKWIGLASVCSSSACQYEPEDEDGAISLVLLSKGVRHWSGGCSESPNKDSEVPESSDFVSDGSEKKGFELDDLRTEFKKVESDASDAGIVRDDMNPDCSKQDLSSAVTEPSMKPGFDASGVRLGKNSSSTLERSDGCSDKATKKRSWFDCKPCNKVFRSYQALGGHRARHKRMKGCHGHRLHGVDNSMETDGSINGTATEETFGRHGSPKSNKGHRCPICSKFFSSGQALGGHKRSHLVANTACPVVIPRQPFKMSQLLDLNLPANGSDDYGGRESTSSTSYCFIH